The Thermothielavioides terrestris NRRL 8126 chromosome 2, complete sequence genome includes a region encoding these proteins:
- a CDS encoding glycoside hydrolase family 72 protein (CAZy_ID 269818) has product MRSTAAVFSLLTAAAAVRAGPTASVPVRARAVEIEPITAKGNAFFKGNERFYVRGIDYQPGGASANIDPLADPKVCMPDIEKFKKLGVNVIRVYSTDNSMDHDECMNALAEANIYVVLDANNPKYSIKREDPHGSYNTVYLQSVFATIDSFAKYSNTMAFISGNEVINDQTNTTLAAPYVKATDRDMRAYIKARNYRKILVGYSAADVSSNRQQTANYFNCGPDEERSDFFAFNDYSWCSSDFITAGWDVKVRNFTGYGIPIFLTEYGCNTNKRNFGELQSLMHPNMTGVYSGGLMYEYSMEPNKYGIVEIKGGQDNGGIDQTGERIELDEFAAFASALKKWPAPSGDGGYTSTSKAAPCPTQDQNWLVSSTKLPAIPEGAKKFFESGAGKGPGLNGPGSETATDQASTSDDSTTSGSSSTSVSSTSGSGMSSTSTSASTPTKSTNAAVRARVSAVDTAPFVVSGLVLFFTLVGAAAL; this is encoded by the exons ATGAGGTCTACGGCGGCTGTGTTTTCTCTGTtgacggccgcggccgccgtgcgcgccgGGCCGACAGCTTCGGTGCCGGTCAGAGCCCGTGCTGTCGAGATTGAGCCCATCACTGCCAAGGGCAATGCTTTCTTCAAAGGCAACGAGAGGTTCTACGTCCGGGGCATCGACTACCAGCCGGGCGGCGCAAGCGCCAATATCGACCCCCTGGCCGACCCCAAGGTGTGCATGCCCGACATCGAGAAGTTCAAGAAACTGGGCGTCAACGTCATCCGTGTCTACTCGACCGACAACTCAATGGACCACGACGAGTGCATGAACGCGCTCGCCGAAGCCAACATCTATGTCGTGCTCGACGCCAACAACCCCAAGTACTCGATCAAGCGCGAAGACCCCCATGGCTCGTACAACACTGTCTATCTGCAGAGCGTGTTCGCTACCATCGACAGCTTTGCCAAGTACAGCAACACCATGGCCTTCATCTCCGGCAACGAAGTCATAAACGACCAGACCAACACGACTCTCGCCGCACCCTACGTGAAGGCGACAGACCGTGATATGCGCGCCTACATCAAGGCCCGCAACTACCGCAAGATCCTCGTCGGCTACTCGGCCGCGGATGTCAGCTCCAACCGGCAGCAGACGGCCAACTACTTCAACTGCGGCCCGGACGAGGAGCGCAGTGACTTTTTTGCTTTC AACGACTACTCGTGGTGCAGCAGCGACTTCATCACGGCAGGGTGGGATGTTAAAGTGCGCAACTTCACGGGCTACGGCATCCCCATCTTCCTGACCGAGTACGGCTGCAACACGAACAAGCGCAACTTTGGCGAGCTTCAATCGCTCATGCACCCCAACATGACGGGCGTCTACTCGGGCGGCCTCATGTACGAGTACTCGATGGAGCCCAACAAGTACGGCATCGTCGAGATCAAGGGCGGCCAGGACAACGGCGGCATCGACCAGACGGGCGAGCGCATCGAGCTGGACGAGTTCGCCGCCTTTGCCAGCGCGCTGAAGAAGTGGCCCGCCCCctcgggcgacggcggatACACGTCCACTTCCAAGGCGGCTCCGTGCCCCACGCAGGACCAGAACTGGCTTGTTAGCTCGACCAAGCTCCCCGCGATTCCCGAGGGTGCGAAGAAG TTTTTCGAGAGCGGCGCTGGTAAGGGTCCCGGTTTGAATGGTCCCGGCTCGGAAACGGCCACCGACCAGGCGTCGACCAGCGACGATAGCACGAcctccggcagcagcagcacctctGTTAGCAGCACCTCTGGCAGCGGGATGTCGAGCACGAGCACGTCGGCCAGCACCCCGACGAAGTCGACCAACGCCGCTGTGCGGGCCCGCGTTTCGGCGGTGGACACGGCGCCCTTCGTTGTCTCGGGTCTTGTGTTGTTCTTTACGCTCGTCGGTGCGGCTGCGTTGTGA